The genomic stretch TTAGCCTTATCAGCCATAATGGCCGGGGCTTTCTTTGCCAGCCGCCTTTGCCAACTGGCCTGGGCTCATTCGCCATCCCCTCCGACTGCCCGCACAACTCAGATCGTTACTTGGGGTAGCCTGGGGGGTTGCGATTGCCGAGGACAGATCCTTAAGCCAACTCCTGAACCCCACCAAAAGGGGTTGGATGTGGAGGAACTGCAGCAACGTTTGCGTGAGCTAGGTTACTATTTCGGACCCATAAACGGCGTTTACGGGCCGGACACTTGGAAGGCGGTACGGCAGTTTAAGGCCAACCTGGGTTTGCCTCCGGATGCAGTGGTAGATGAAGCTACCTGGGAAGCCCTAGGGTACGGGATTGAAATCCCGATTTCTAAAGATCCCCTCCCGCCTCCTGAAGAGCCAATCGCCATAACCATCGACACCGACCGCAAGCGCCTGATGGTCTACAGCAAGGGCGATCTATACTCAGAGTTCCCGGTGGCAGTTGGCAAGCCGGAAACTCCTACCCCTCGAGGAGAATGGAAGATAATATACAAAGGAAGGGACTGGGGCGGGGGCTTCGGTACCCGGTGGTTAGGGTTAAACGTCCCCTGGGGCATCTATGGCATCCACGGCACTAATAAGCCCTGGTCCATAGGCACGGCAGCCTCCCACGGCTGCATTCGCATGTTCAACCATCACGTGGAACAGCTCTGGGAGTGGGTAAAAGTGGGCACACCGGTAACTATCGTTGGCCCACCCGGTTTTCCCGATTACTGGAGCTTCCGTACCATTGAACCCAAAGCGGTGGGTCCCGATGTGG from Clostridia bacterium encodes the following:
- a CDS encoding peptidoglycan-binding protein, with the protein product MRASRRQILSNKLLPLALSAIMAGAFFASRLCQLAWAHSPSPPTARTTQIVTWGSLGGCDCRGQILKPTPEPHQKGLDVEELQQRLRELGYYFGPINGVYGPDTWKAVRQFKANLGLPPDAVVDEATWEALGYGIEIPISKDPLPPPEEPIAITIDTDRKRLMVYSKGDLYSEFPVAVGKPETPTPRGEWKIIYKGRDWGGGFGTRWLGLNVPWGIYGIHGTNKPWSIGTAASHGCIRMFNHHVEQLWEWVKVGTPVTIVGPPGFPDYWSFRTIEPKAVGPDVVEVQKRLRQEGLYWSWIDGSYGDATIRAVKYFQALQGLPITGVVDRKTYQALGLKIIEWD